One window of Desulfosoma sp. genomic DNA carries:
- a CDS encoding nicotinamide-nucleotide amidohydrolase family protein, with translation MGQKICPDIRGSLLTIGDEILLGEILNTNAHHIAGVLKAHGFRLQKVVVVEDVEEAIAMQLEQLTAQSRFVIVTGGLGPTDDDRTKSAVTQAFALPMAVDETDLKSLMDRVEARGGVWTERLSRLAQLPQGAIRLAPGRPMAGFSLEHQGVPLYFLPGVPHEMEILLQEVVLPDLMRRFPERPVCGQRFLRIYGLMETEINERLSAFDAVSYGVKVGYLPQMGENWVTFLVTAEDQVQARERLEAAEKELRILLGEEHVIGRDDETLEKVVGELLRRRSWKLAVAESCTGGLLAARIASVPGASDYFDRGFVTYSNQAKKELLGVPEDLLVTHGAVSRPVCEAMAQGALNRSKAQAALAVTGIAGPTGGSALKPVGTVFIGCVFENRTLVERHHFHGSRRIVQEQSVQHALALLWRMLRS, from the coding sequence ATGGGTCAAAAAATATGCCCGGATATTCGAGGCTCGCTTCTCACCATCGGGGATGAGATTCTCCTGGGCGAGATCCTCAACACTAACGCGCATCACATCGCTGGCGTGTTGAAAGCGCATGGGTTTCGTTTGCAAAAAGTGGTGGTGGTTGAAGACGTCGAAGAGGCCATTGCCATGCAGCTGGAACAGCTGACGGCCCAGAGCCGGTTTGTGATCGTCACAGGAGGTTTAGGGCCGACGGATGACGATCGGACCAAATCGGCCGTAACCCAAGCCTTTGCCCTTCCTATGGCGGTGGATGAAACGGATTTGAAAAGTTTGATGGACCGTGTGGAAGCTCGAGGTGGTGTCTGGACTGAAAGATTAAGCCGTCTGGCCCAACTGCCTCAAGGGGCGATTCGGTTGGCTCCGGGACGCCCCATGGCTGGTTTTTCCCTGGAGCATCAAGGAGTTCCCTTATATTTTCTTCCCGGGGTGCCTCATGAGATGGAAATCCTTCTTCAAGAAGTTGTCCTGCCCGACCTCATGCGCCGATTCCCCGAAAGACCTGTGTGTGGGCAGCGTTTTCTTCGTATCTACGGCCTGATGGAAACGGAAATCAACGAGCGATTGAGCGCCTTTGACGCCGTCTCCTATGGGGTCAAAGTGGGGTACCTGCCGCAGATGGGTGAAAACTGGGTGACTTTTTTGGTTACCGCTGAAGATCAAGTGCAGGCCAGGGAGCGCCTGGAGGCGGCCGAAAAGGAACTGAGGATTCTTTTGGGTGAAGAACATGTTATCGGCCGCGATGATGAAACCTTGGAAAAGGTGGTGGGTGAGTTGCTGCGCCGAAGGTCCTGGAAACTGGCGGTGGCCGAATCCTGCACGGGAGGCCTTCTGGCGGCGCGGATCGCGTCCGTCCCCGGTGCTTCAGACTATTTCGATAGAGGCTTTGTGACGTACAGCAACCAAGCGAAAAAGGAGCTGCTTGGTGTGCCGGAAGACCTTTTGGTCACCCATGGGGCTGTAAGTCGTCCTGTGTGTGAAGCCATGGCTCAAGGAGCCTTAAACCGGTCAAAGGCCCAGGCGGCCTTGGCGGTTACCGGGATTGCCGGACCTACGGGAGGGTCGGCCCTAAAACCGGTGGGGACCGTATTCATCGGATGTGTCTTTGAAAATCGCACTTTGGTGGAACGCCACCATTTTCATGGCAGTCGTCGCATTGTCCAAGAACAATCAGTACAACATGCCCTGGCCCTTTTGTGGAGGATGTTACGTTCATGA
- the larC gene encoding nickel pincer cofactor biosynthesis protein LarC, whose protein sequence is MRLAYFDAFSGASGDMILGALIDAGLAEKALTEALAALNLPGWHLETRKESRGAITGTRVLIHEEDSPPLRHFRDIRQLVSASSLPGTVKDKALYVFERLARAEARVHGVALEDVHFHEIGAVDTVVDVVGAVVGLDLLGIERLYASPLPLGRGRVLSSHGVLPVPAPATVALLEGVPVRDGGVERELVTPTGAAILSSLCQDFGPLPEMVLKTVGYGVGAHEAENPPNVLRLMVGESHSALVSRRLMIMETQIDDMNPEFYEHLMAACFAEGALDVVFVPVFMKKNRPATLVRILMEPPLKDRIAARVFSESSTLGVRFHEVDRVELPRAFMHVDTPWGELKVKTATLPDGTLRCQPEYEDCKEAARRSGLPLPHIYEEVRRLGWEKLTKKACESKG, encoded by the coding sequence ATGCGCCTAGCCTATTTTGATGCCTTTTCCGGAGCGAGCGGGGACATGATCCTCGGTGCCTTGATCGATGCCGGGCTTGCCGAAAAAGCCCTGACTGAGGCTTTGGCCGCTTTGAATCTACCAGGATGGCATCTGGAGACCCGTAAGGAATCTCGAGGAGCCATCACAGGCACGCGGGTTCTCATCCATGAGGAAGACTCGCCGCCTCTGCGACACTTTCGGGATATTCGTCAACTTGTTTCAGCGTCTTCCCTGCCCGGCACGGTTAAAGACAAAGCCCTGTATGTTTTTGAACGGCTGGCGCGTGCGGAAGCCAGAGTGCACGGTGTAGCGCTGGAAGACGTGCATTTTCATGAAATCGGTGCGGTGGACACCGTGGTGGACGTGGTGGGCGCCGTGGTAGGGCTGGATCTGTTGGGTATTGAAAGGCTATATGCTTCCCCGTTGCCTCTTGGGCGAGGACGTGTTCTGTCAAGCCATGGGGTGCTTCCTGTGCCGGCACCGGCGACGGTGGCTTTGTTGGAAGGGGTTCCTGTTCGAGACGGAGGCGTGGAGCGGGAATTGGTGACACCTACGGGAGCTGCTATTCTCAGTAGTTTATGCCAAGATTTTGGACCTCTTCCCGAAATGGTCCTGAAGACGGTAGGCTATGGGGTGGGGGCTCATGAAGCAGAAAACCCGCCCAATGTGTTACGGCTCATGGTGGGCGAATCCCATTCCGCACTCGTGAGCCGACGGCTGATGATCATGGAAACGCAGATCGATGACATGAATCCGGAATTTTATGAACATCTCATGGCAGCCTGTTTTGCCGAAGGAGCCCTGGATGTGGTGTTTGTTCCCGTGTTCATGAAAAAGAACAGGCCGGCTACCTTGGTCCGTATTCTCATGGAACCGCCGCTCAAGGATCGTATCGCGGCACGCGTTTTTTCGGAGAGCAGCACGTTAGGGGTGCGTTTTCATGAGGTGGATCGAGTGGAATTGCCGCGGGCTTTCATGCACGTGGATACTCCTTGGGGAGAGCTAAAGGTCAAAACGGCCACGCTTCCGGACGGGACGCTACGATGTCAGCCGGAATACGAAGATTGCAAGGAAGCCGCCCGGCGTAGTGGTCTGCCTTTACCTCACATCTACGAAGAAGTGCGGCGCCTGGGTTGGGAAAAACTGACCAAGAAAGCTTGTGAGTCGAAGGGGTGA
- the lon gene encoding endopeptidase La, with protein MTTPSWPTDLPVLPLRHTMLFPAMILPLFLSEPAEKAALSEAEKTGRYIFLAACCGDNGVCDLETSGASSWDGVLGCVALILKNTPLEDGRVKILVQGIAKARVHHVISRSFGLMVHVEPLMDLDVLFDETLFPLLSKVRQMGLKLFTLRGMHAADAEAVLQSASSPGRLADLLAMNLHLEPHVCCRLMGIADPLERLSTVAEALAEELQKAEVQQEIESEAERALLRRQRERYLREQLKTIRRELGEWDEDKEERIYREKIQAAGMSSEAYQVAMRELDRLGMMQSDAAEASLVRTYLDWLIEMPWQRRTDDRLDLAEAARVLDADHHDMEAIKEHILDFLAACSLKGSLKGSILCLVGPPGVGKTSLGRSIARAMGRRFVRVSLGGLRDEAEIRGHRRTYLGALPGRIIQGLRQAGTKNPVFMLDEIDKIGSDARGDPAAALLEVLDPEQNKAFSDHYLNVAFDLSQVLFIATANSLEHVPAALADRMEVLTLSGYTDRDKLVIARSYLLPRQMKEHGLTPGDVSISDSVLVELIRCYTRESGVRQLERVLGTLCRKAARNRAAGGRAPFRVSKKGLERFLGPPLKDFSSHQLPSVPGIALALAWTPHGGEVLRIEAAVMPGKGAVVLTGHLGTVMKESAQAALSFLRTRAHRWGLPADFHEKMDVHIHVPAGAVPKDGPSAGMALGAALASALLQKPLGQRCAMTGEISLLGDVLPVGGFREKALAAARSGIDLVFIPRGNMDDVQQLPAYVTRAVQFISLTHMDELLERLFGMNKGTACA; from the coding sequence ATGACCACACCCTCATGGCCTACGGATTTACCGGTACTACCTCTACGTCACACAATGCTTTTTCCCGCCATGATCCTTCCCTTGTTCCTTTCGGAACCTGCGGAGAAGGCTGCTTTATCTGAAGCGGAAAAGACCGGTCGATACATTTTTTTGGCGGCGTGCTGCGGTGACAACGGCGTGTGCGATCTCGAGACTTCCGGCGCATCTTCCTGGGACGGGGTCTTGGGTTGTGTGGCCTTGATTTTGAAAAACACACCCTTGGAAGACGGTCGAGTGAAAATTCTCGTTCAAGGAATTGCCAAGGCTCGCGTGCATCATGTGATTTCGCGATCCTTTGGACTTATGGTTCACGTGGAACCTCTGATGGACTTGGACGTGCTTTTCGATGAAACCCTTTTCCCTTTGCTCTCCAAAGTCCGTCAAATGGGATTGAAGCTTTTCACGCTGCGAGGCATGCACGCAGCGGATGCGGAAGCCGTGCTGCAGAGCGCTTCTTCTCCCGGTCGATTGGCCGATTTGCTGGCCATGAACCTGCACTTGGAGCCTCATGTGTGTTGCCGCCTGATGGGGATTGCGGATCCCTTGGAGCGTCTGAGCACAGTGGCCGAGGCTTTGGCCGAAGAACTGCAGAAAGCCGAAGTGCAGCAAGAAATCGAGTCCGAAGCCGAAAGGGCCCTTCTTCGACGTCAAAGGGAACGCTATCTTCGAGAGCAACTCAAAACCATTCGTCGAGAACTGGGTGAATGGGATGAAGACAAGGAAGAGAGGATTTACAGGGAAAAAATCCAAGCGGCGGGCATGAGTTCTGAAGCTTACCAGGTGGCCATGCGTGAATTGGATCGGCTTGGGATGATGCAAAGCGATGCTGCGGAAGCTTCCTTGGTCCGCACGTATCTCGACTGGCTCATCGAGATGCCTTGGCAGCGTAGGACCGACGACCGTTTGGATCTTGCGGAGGCGGCTCGTGTCTTGGATGCCGATCATCACGACATGGAAGCCATCAAAGAACACATCCTGGATTTTCTCGCCGCCTGCAGCCTGAAAGGCAGTCTCAAAGGCTCCATTCTCTGCCTCGTGGGTCCACCGGGTGTTGGCAAGACATCATTGGGGCGATCCATCGCCCGAGCCATGGGACGCCGATTTGTGCGTGTTTCTTTGGGGGGTCTACGAGACGAGGCGGAAATTCGAGGACATCGACGCACCTACCTTGGCGCGTTGCCTGGGCGCATCATTCAGGGACTGCGACAGGCCGGAACGAAGAACCCCGTTTTCATGCTGGATGAGATCGACAAGATCGGATCCGATGCTCGAGGGGATCCGGCCGCGGCGCTTCTCGAAGTGCTGGATCCAGAACAAAACAAAGCCTTTTCCGATCATTACCTGAATGTGGCTTTTGATCTGTCCCAAGTGTTGTTCATCGCCACGGCCAACAGTTTGGAGCATGTACCGGCGGCCTTGGCGGACCGAATGGAGGTGCTGACCCTTTCCGGCTATACGGACAGGGACAAGCTGGTGATTGCCCGATCCTATCTGTTGCCTCGACAGATGAAGGAACATGGCTTAACCCCTGGAGATGTCTCCATCAGCGACTCGGTGCTTGTGGAACTCATACGCTGTTACACACGGGAATCGGGTGTGCGGCAACTGGAACGGGTCTTGGGCACCCTATGCCGTAAGGCTGCGAGAAATCGTGCCGCTGGTGGGCGTGCTCCATTTCGAGTTTCCAAAAAAGGCTTGGAACGCTTTCTGGGACCTCCTCTCAAGGATTTTTCCTCGCACCAGCTTCCCAGTGTGCCCGGAATTGCCTTGGCTTTAGCTTGGACACCGCACGGCGGTGAGGTGCTACGTATCGAAGCAGCCGTCATGCCGGGCAAAGGTGCCGTGGTTCTCACGGGACATTTGGGAACCGTCATGAAGGAATCGGCGCAGGCGGCTTTGAGCTTTCTTCGCACTCGAGCCCATCGATGGGGGTTGCCTGCGGATTTTCATGAAAAGATGGATGTGCATATTCATGTGCCGGCCGGGGCCGTGCCCAAGGATGGACCTTCGGCAGGCATGGCTCTGGGTGCCGCTTTGGCCTCCGCGTTGCTCCAAAAGCCTTTGGGACAACGGTGCGCCATGACAGGAGAGATTTCACTGTTGGGGGACGTGCTTCCAGTGGGAGGATTTCGAGAAAAAGCTCTGGCTGCGGCGCGTTCAGGCATCGATCTGGTTTTCATCCCTCGAGGCAACATGGATGATGTTCAACAGTTACCGGCGTATGTGACACGCGCCGTCCAGTTCATCTCCTTGACCCATATGGACGAGCTCTTGGAAAGACTGTTCGGCATGAATAAAGGAACGGCATGCGCCTAG
- the moaC gene encoding cyclic pyranopterin monophosphate synthase MoaC, giving the protein MQEESKQWTHLDSQGHAKMVDVSDKAPTWREARAQGQVRMAASTLQRILEGTVVKGNVLDTARLAGIMAAKKTWDLIPLCHPLPLTSIDVFVEPDPDLPGVRLEARTKTFDRTGVEMEALVAVTHAALTIYDMCKALDRSMVLENIRLTYKAGGRSGTFELQGSTVSTL; this is encoded by the coding sequence ATGCAAGAAGAATCGAAACAATGGACGCACCTGGACAGTCAAGGCCATGCCAAAATGGTGGATGTCAGCGATAAGGCCCCCACTTGGCGTGAAGCTCGAGCCCAAGGTCAGGTGCGCATGGCCGCATCCACGCTCCAGCGTATTCTGGAAGGCACCGTGGTCAAGGGCAATGTGCTGGACACGGCTCGTCTGGCCGGAATTATGGCGGCAAAAAAAACCTGGGATCTCATCCCACTGTGCCATCCTCTGCCTTTAACCTCCATAGACGTTTTCGTGGAACCGGATCCTGATCTGCCCGGCGTGCGTTTGGAAGCTCGAACCAAAACCTTTGATCGTACGGGTGTGGAAATGGAAGCCCTGGTGGCTGTCACCCATGCCGCCTTGACCATTTACGATATGTGCAAGGCGCTGGATCGATCCATGGTCCTGGAAAATATTCGGCTGACTTACAAGGCCGGAGGACGAAGCGGGACTTTTGAGCTGCAAGGTTCCACCGTGTCCACGCTTTGA
- the dksA gene encoding RNA polymerase-binding protein DksA — translation MDQETLAYFKEILEQRLRELIEEAEKTVTGMTDEGETFPDPTDRASLESDRNFMLRIRDRERKLITKIREALQRIEDGSYGICEACGDDIGVERLKARPVTTLCIDCKRRQEALEKIREA, via the coding sequence ATGGACCAAGAGACTCTGGCTTATTTCAAAGAAATTCTTGAACAGCGACTGCGCGAGCTTATCGAAGAAGCGGAAAAGACGGTAACCGGCATGACCGATGAAGGGGAGACTTTTCCAGACCCCACCGACAGGGCCTCTCTGGAATCGGACCGCAACTTCATGCTGCGCATTCGCGATCGAGAACGCAAGCTCATCACCAAAATTCGTGAGGCTCTTCAGCGCATTGAAGATGGCTCTTACGGCATCTGCGAGGCCTGCGGGGATGATATCGGTGTCGAGCGGCTTAAGGCTCGCCCGGTGACCACCTTGTGTATTGACTGCAAACGCCGGCAAGAAGCTTTGGAAAAGATTCGAGAAGCTTAA